Proteins encoded in a region of the Mycolicibacterium chitae genome:
- a CDS encoding thiolase family protein: MREAVITGVGMTRFGKHRDRTIADLAGEAVAEALADAGLTGDTQSVAIVYFSNVLAGVLTGQESNRGQHALRDTALRGVPLINVENACASGATALNQAWLSVASGQAEVAVAVGAEKLHFDDKAKAAAALTTALDQERLDEIRADLGSTGSGSVFMDIYARFATDYMERSGATCEDFARVAVKNSQHGTANPKAQYGRALTVAEVLGARQVSGPLTVPMCAPMSDGAAAVVVMSRAAAQRLGASPVSLRASVVGSGRPGAYGELVPDVAGRAFAAAGVDPAEVDVVECHDAAAPAELIVLEELGLCGPGAAVGLVRDEQTRIGGRLPVNPSGGLQSKGHPLGATGLAQIVELTDQLRGRAGARQVPGARIALAENAGGYLGPDAAVATVTILSR, from the coding sequence ATGCGCGAAGCGGTGATCACAGGAGTGGGGATGACGCGCTTCGGCAAACATCGGGACCGCACCATCGCCGACCTCGCCGGTGAGGCGGTGGCCGAGGCCCTCGCCGATGCCGGCCTGACCGGGGACACCCAGTCGGTCGCGATCGTGTACTTCAGCAACGTCCTGGCCGGAGTGCTGACCGGTCAGGAATCGAACCGGGGTCAGCACGCGCTGCGGGACACCGCCCTGCGCGGGGTGCCGTTGATCAACGTCGAGAACGCCTGCGCCTCCGGAGCAACGGCACTCAACCAGGCCTGGCTGTCGGTGGCCTCCGGGCAGGCCGAGGTGGCCGTCGCGGTCGGCGCCGAGAAACTCCACTTCGACGACAAGGCCAAGGCGGCCGCGGCCCTGACCACCGCACTCGATCAGGAACGCCTCGACGAGATCCGCGCCGATCTCGGGTCGACCGGCTCCGGGTCGGTGTTCATGGACATCTACGCGCGCTTCGCGACGGACTACATGGAGCGCAGCGGCGCCACCTGCGAGGACTTCGCGCGCGTGGCCGTGAAGAACTCCCAGCACGGCACGGCAAATCCGAAGGCGCAGTACGGCCGTGCGCTCACCGTCGCCGAGGTGCTGGGGGCGCGCCAGGTCAGCGGGCCGCTCACGGTACCCATGTGCGCGCCGATGAGCGACGGCGCCGCGGCGGTCGTGGTGATGAGCCGCGCCGCGGCGCAACGCCTGGGGGCCTCGCCGGTCTCGCTCCGGGCCAGCGTCGTCGGGTCGGGCCGGCCGGGCGCCTACGGCGAGCTGGTCCCCGATGTCGCCGGGCGCGCCTTCGCCGCCGCCGGCGTCGACCCGGCCGAGGTCGACGTCGTCGAATGCCACGATGCCGCCGCACCGGCCGAACTCATCGTCCTCGAGGAACTGGGCCTGTGCGGTCCCGGGGCGGCGGTCGGGCTCGTGCGCGACGAACAGACCCGGATCGGCGGGCGCTTACCGGTGAATCCGAGCGGCGGCCTGCAGTCGAAGGGGCACCCGCTGGGCGCGACCGGCCTCGCCCAGATCGTCGAACTCACCGATCAGCTCCGCGGCCGCGCCGGGGCCCGACAGGTCCCCGGGGCCCGGATCGCGCTGGCCGAGAACGCCGGCGGGTACCTCGGTCCGGATGCGGCGGTGGCCACGGTGACGATCCTGTCCAGATAG